Genomic window (Streptococcus ruminicola):
ATCTGCTTCTTGTGCGTCTTGCAATGCTTTTTCTGCTTTGTCTTTAGCTTCAGCTTTAGCAGTTTCATCTGCCTGAGCAGCATCACGTTCTTTTTGAGCTTCAACCAAGCCAGTACCTTTTAAAGCGTCTTCTGCTGTTTTGACTTGACCTTGTGCTTTGTCTAAATCAGCTTTTGCTTTATCTTTAGCTTCTGTTTTAGCAGTAACATCTGCTTGAGCAGTATCGCGGGCTTCTTCCGCTTTATCTTTAGCTTCTGTTTTAGCAGTAACATCTGCTTGAGCGTTGTCAATAGCTTGTGAACGGTTTGCATCTGCTTCTTGTGCGTCTTGCAATGCTTTTTCTGCATGAGACACATTGTCAGTATCAGTTTTCACCTCATTTTCCACTTGCTTTTCTTGTGAAGTTTTACCATTCACATCATCTTCCGATTCTGCTTTATCTCTTGTTGCTTTTTGAAGTTCTTCCTGAGCTTCTGCGTTAGCATTTGCTGCGTTTTCTGCTTCAGTTTTGGCTTTACTTACCGCCTCACCTTGTTGTTGTAAAGCTTCTTGCGCATTTTCTTGTTGTTTTTGCGCAACAGCAACGTTTTCGTTGTTATTTTCTACTTGTTTTTGAGCATTATCAATAGCTTCTGGAGTAGCTTCTTGTGCATTTTCTTGTGCTTGCTCAAGAGCTTTTTCAGTTTCAGAAACTTCCTGTTTATCAGTATTAACTTCTTTCTGAGCTGAGTTAACAATTTCTTCCTGCTTAGAAACTTCTTGATCAATTGATTTTACTTCATCATTTGACTTAGCAACATCTTCTGCAGTTGGAGTTTGTTCAACGTTTTGGCTCTGTGTTGCTTGAGCTGTATCGTAATTATTATTAGCTTCTACATTATTTACTTCATCTGCATTAGCAACACCACCAATTACTGAAAGAGCTACTGCAGTAGTTGCCATAACATATTTTTTATTTTTTTTCATGTCTTCTCCTATTTACTATTTCTTATTTTATCAATGGCGTTATCATAAGCACAATCAATTAATAGACCAATTGCCTCTTCTTGAGTAAGTCGCCCTCTTTTTAAATCATAAGTTTGCAAAAATGATAATTTCTGTTTTCTTTCATTACTTATCATAAACGATAATCTTACTTTCTCACTCATAAACTCCTCCCTTATCGAGTTCAATATTAATATATTAATATTGTATCAAATAATGGAAGTTCAAAAAAGAAGATGATGTATAAAAAGAAGAAAAAACTTAATTTTCTTCTTCCCTTAAATTGTACTTATATCTTAAGTCATTTATAAGATAATAGTTAATAGTCTAAACGTTCAATTTCAAATGAAGCTTCTCTATATCCGATAAATTTAATTCCAATAAGCGCTAATAAAGAACCGATAAAAGTTAACCAAAGGTTGTCTTTTACGGGCGTTTTTGGAAGTGTTTCTTTCTCACCTTTTGAATTTGTTACAGTGATTGTTTGATCTTCATTTGTAGTACCGCCTACTTTATCTGGACTGACTTTCTCTGTAGAACCATCGGCATTCTGAATAATAACTTGTCCTTCTTCAGTACCTACAATTGTAAAACCAGTATCAGTTTCTAAAGGTTGGTCTACTGTTACATCGCGAACAACTTGCCCTGTAGAAGAGGAAACAGTTCCGACTTGACTAACGCCTTGAGCATTAGCTTCATCTGTGGTTTTAGCTACCTGAGATTCAGGTTGTTGAACGGGTTGTTGTACTGAGACTTCTTCTTGAGTGGGAGAAGTCTCAGTCTGTGTGTTAATTTTATCTGTGGAATGAGCTACTTCTGGAACGCTACTATCAATGGAAGTTCCTTGAGTATACGAAGCAGAAGAATTTGTTGATTCTTTTTGAGTTTCTTTGGTTGAGCTATCACTTGTTGTATATTGCTCATTCGCTGATGAATTAACAATAGGTGCATCAGGAAGTTCTGGAAGGTCATTTTGAGAAATTGTTTGTGTAATCTTACTTTCGTTAAGATCAAATGTTTCTGTTGTTGATGGATCTACAAAATAATCAACAGTTGTATCATTAGTTCCATCTACTTCATCAGCATATGCTACTCCTCCAGCAGATAGAATAGCAACTGCTAATGCAGCTGTAGTTAATTTTGAAAAGCGATAAGTATTTTGCTTATTCATATGTGCTCCTTATATAAAATATGTAATATATAGACTTGTACAGAGTATATTTTAACTTAAAGCCTATATAAATTAAACAGCATTTTCCTATCATAGATTTTTCACCCACTAGTTGTTTATTTTTATAGAGTTACTACTGTTTTGTATTAGAAGGTTAATAAAATCTTTATAGCAACAACATTAAAATAATAATAGTTATATTCTATTATTAACTTACAGAATGTTGATTTTTTTAGAATGTAAAAAAGACGGCACCTTGACCGTCAAATTTGTAAATATTCTTCTAAATTTTCACATAAAAAAAGACACCCTAAGGTGTTTTCTAAACTGGACTAGTGCCAAAACTCGGAAGCTAGTCTTGACAGGGTGGATCCCTTCGGTATGTCCGCAGATGTCCTCAGGAAGAGCCACAATTCTTGTATTGCTACAACGGGTCCCAAATAACCCGTATCAATATTATACTATAGAATCTATAGTTTCGCTACTTATCTGTTACTTCATATTACTATTCCACGCGCCATTCAATCATATAAATCATCTGATTTTCTTTATTCAGTTAGTCACCACTTACCGTTTCTTCTGTTTTTCAAATTCAAAGCTAACAGAATAATCTTTGTTTAAAATCAAATGTGCATCAAATGTTGATTTTTTATCTTTCTTCTTGAATCCTTTAATAAGACTGGTCTTTCCTTTTGCTAGCAAAGATTCCACTTGCTTAGAAGAAATCTTCTTACCTGCAATCGATAAAGGTAAAAAGAAATCACAGTTAGGCTCTACTCCTTTTTCTCTATCTTCTTTAGAAAGTAGGCCATTTTCGCACTTAGCAACATTTTTTAAATACTTAACTGGAGCGCCACATTTAGGACATGTTCCCACTTCACCAGATTGATTTTGTCTTAAACTAGCAAGCCACTCATTATAACTACCATAGTCTGTAGAATTAATCCATTTTGTTAAATTTACAAATAGATTATTATCGGGGTTGTTCTCACCTAAGTAACGCTTAATATTCCCAATAAAACGTTCTTGTGTATTCTCTTTAGTACTAATCTTACGAAGAGACTGCTCCCATAATGCCGTTGTCTGAGCGTCACAAAGTAGCTTCTCTCCTTCAATTGATTGGCAAATAAGACGACCTAGGGTTGTTAAATACACTTTCCCTTTTTTTAATGTTATCCAATTATAGTTTTTTAATTTATCTATGGAAGGTGCCCGTGTTGCTTCTGTCCCTAAACCTTGCGTTTCTTTCATAATTTGGCGTAGTTCATCATCTTTAAAGTGACGTCCAGCATATTCCATAGCTTCCAATAGTTTACCCAAAGTGTATGGTGTCGGTTTAACAGTTTGCTTTTCTACAGTATTGAGATGAGGAATAACAGTATCTCCTTTATGAACAGGAATTAATTCTTCCTCCTCTTTCTTATCTTTTCCTTGGGTATTCCAAAGTATCTTCCACCCTTGATGTTTAGGAACTTTACCAACAGTTTTAAACCGTCCTGCTCCTACTGATGTAATAATTGTAGTTTGCTCATATTGATATTTAGGTAAAAACATTGCCAGACTACGCTTCAAAATTTCTGTATAAATCATTTGCTTAGCCTTGGACCAACCATTGAAAACTTCTTGTGTAGGAAAGATTTCAGTAGGAGTTAATGCGGCGTGAACAGCAGCTTTCTTATTATTAACAAAGAACCCATCTGGGTTTTCAGGAATACTTAATACTTCATCTGATAGTCCCAAAAAATTAACCATTTGTGACGTAGAATCTTTTAATAGCTCATATCTTTCAGTAGAAATATGTTCAGAGCTAGTACGAGGATAAGTTACCACCTTATCTTTTTCATATAATTCTTGAATAACATCTAGTACTGCTACTGGTTCCATTCCCAATCGTTTATCCATTAATTTCTGAATATCACTTAAACTCATTAAACGAGGGGCGCGTGATTCTTTTAGTTCTACTTCATGTGTTGTTATAAGTCCCTTAGAGGTGTCACCAATAAATTTAGGGTTTTGAATAAGTTTTTCCCACTGCTCCTTAGTATCACAATCTCCCTTCCACTTCTCCCCTTTTCGTTCTCCTTTACTGTAAGTAATATCAGCTGGAATGTATTTACCTATATAAGAACCATTTTCATGATCGAACTGCGCTACTAATTCATAATAAGTTCTAGGAACAAAAGAATCAATTTCTTTCTCTCTTTGATAAACGAAAAATAAAGTTGGGCTAATAATTCGACCAACAGCAATCTTTCCATCTCGTTGGCTATCTAGTTTAGGCAATCCAAGTCTCTGTTGCAAAGTAAGTGTTAGCAAACGAGAACCGTTCATTCCTA
Coding sequences:
- a CDS encoding type IA DNA topoisomerase; translation: MYVILAEKDSQALDYYRSLANVKQVNEKEAKMKGYLQLRTPDYFGGQTAIITWAKGHLTELKDPGEYDEKWEKWSLDTLPIIPETFEYKTTTSSKSAIKQFKTVKYWLEKADTIVWAGDIDREGSYISYSICLLAGVWGKSDKTFKSLWIDDLAPKVIRKGFKNLQDIDYRYNQALEAQARAYSDWLLGMNGSRLLTLTLQQRLGLPKLDSQRDGKIAVGRIISPTLFFVYQREKEIDSFVPRTYYELVAQFDHENGSYIGKYIPADITYSKGERKGEKWKGDCDTKEQWEKLIQNPKFIGDTSKGLITTHEVELKESRAPRLMSLSDIQKLMDKRLGMEPVAVLDVIQELYEKDKVVTYPRTSSEHISTERYELLKDSTSQMVNFLGLSDEVLSIPENPDGFFVNNKKAAVHAALTPTEIFPTQEVFNGWSKAKQMIYTEILKRSLAMFLPKYQYEQTTIITSVGAGRFKTVGKVPKHQGWKILWNTQGKDKKEEEELIPVHKGDTVIPHLNTVEKQTVKPTPYTLGKLLEAMEYAGRHFKDDELRQIMKETQGLGTEATRAPSIDKLKNYNWITLKKGKVYLTTLGRLICQSIEGEKLLCDAQTTALWEQSLRKISTKENTQERFIGNIKRYLGENNPDNNLFVNLTKWINSTDYGSYNEWLASLRQNQSGEVGTCPKCGAPVKYLKNVAKCENGLLSKEDREKGVEPNCDFFLPLSIAGKKISSKQVESLLAKGKTSLIKGFKKKDKKSTFDAHLILNKDYSVSFEFEKQKKR